One Mangrovimonas cancribranchiae DNA segment encodes these proteins:
- a CDS encoding regulatory iron-sulfur-containing complex subunit RicT codes for MGCNSCSTGKDGQPKGCKNNGTCGTDSCNKLTVFDWLSNMNLPNGEEPFNWVEVRYKNGRKHYYKNTENLTLNIGDVVATQAQYGHDVGTVTLTGELVRVQMKRKKIPFNGDEVFKVYRKASQKDIDIWVSAREKEEKMKVKARQFAIDLNLKMKISDIEYQGDASKATFYYTAEERVDFRELIKIFAREFKTRIEMKQVGFRQEAARLGGIGSCGRELCCSTWLTDFRSVSTSAARYQQLSLNPQKLAGQCGKLKCCLNYELDTYLEAINEFPKTDIKLETQKGLAVCQKTDIFKGIMWYAYEGEWANWFKITKDQAKEIIAQNKKNKKVASLEEFSAEVPAEEDTKTNFENVVGQDSLTRFDSKKPKKRRNNKRRKSRNKRRKPQNKKNNEK; via the coding sequence ATGGGTTGTAACAGTTGTTCAACTGGAAAGGATGGTCAGCCGAAAGGATGCAAGAACAACGGAACTTGTGGAACGGATAGTTGCAATAAACTAACCGTTTTTGATTGGCTTTCTAATATGAACTTACCAAATGGCGAAGAGCCATTTAATTGGGTAGAAGTTCGTTATAAAAACGGTAGAAAACACTACTATAAAAACACCGAAAACTTAACATTAAATATAGGCGATGTTGTAGCAACTCAGGCACAATATGGCCACGATGTGGGTACAGTAACTTTAACAGGAGAGTTGGTTCGTGTTCAAATGAAACGAAAAAAAATTCCTTTTAATGGCGATGAGGTCTTTAAAGTTTACAGAAAAGCCTCACAAAAAGATATCGATATTTGGGTATCTGCACGAGAAAAAGAAGAAAAAATGAAGGTTAAGGCACGCCAATTTGCGATAGACTTAAACCTAAAAATGAAAATCTCCGATATTGAATATCAAGGAGATGCTAGTAAAGCTACGTTTTATTACACCGCCGAAGAACGGGTAGATTTTAGAGAACTTATCAAGATTTTTGCCAGAGAATTTAAAACAAGAATTGAAATGAAACAAGTAGGCTTCCGTCAAGAAGCCGCACGCTTAGGAGGTATTGGTTCTTGTGGTAGAGAGCTTTGTTGCTCAACTTGGTTAACCGATTTTCGTTCGGTAAGTACTTCGGCAGCAAGATACCAGCAATTGTCCTTAAACCCACAAAAACTTGCTGGGCAATGCGGAAAACTTAAATGCTGCTTAAATTATGAGCTAGATACTTACCTAGAAGCTATTAACGAGTTTCCTAAAACCGATATTAAATTAGAAACCCAAAAGGGGCTTGCTGTTTGCCAGAAAACCGATATTTTTAAAGGTATTATGTGGTATGCTTACGAAGGCGAGTGGGCAAACTGGTTTAAAATAACCAAAGACCAAGCAAAGGAAATTATAGCGCAAAACAAGAAGAATAAAAAAGTCGCTAGTTTAGAAGAATTTTCTGCTGAGGTTCCTGCAGAAGAAGATACTAAAACTAACTTTGAGAACGTTGTAGGACAAGACAGTTTAACGCGGTTTGATAGTAAAAAACCAAAAAAACGTCGAAATAATAAACGCAGAAAAAGTAGAAACAAACGCCGAAAACCTCAAAACAAAAAAAACAATGAGAAATAG
- a CDS encoding radical SAM protein, which produces MNIYKLLQLNRKIKSHRIKFLGLYLLHKFNKRYLAVNLDPVMACNLRCKMCYFTDADYVKTLKGQFKEEELQRVAKTIFNRALKLQIGCGTEPTLYKKLPELVALGKRYNVPYISLTTNANLLTEEKIETLLKAGLNEFTISLHGVTKASYEGFMKKANYEKFHKAFKAFAKLKAHYNFKVRINYTFNKDNFYELQEFFKHFDGKSFDILQVRPIQKIGNTEYNDFDLQSLREDYPKLIKQIRYNCKKNNVTLLASDTIPNKNSTNDSSLIFDYTFCYVSPQKFWKEGFNWQTETFNQYSKKIGWSKTLFSNIFKSKTALKSRSNRLNYEVEFN; this is translated from the coding sequence ATGAATATATACAAGCTTTTACAGCTAAACAGGAAAATAAAAAGCCACAGAATTAAGTTTCTGGGGCTTTATCTGTTACATAAATTTAACAAACGCTATTTAGCGGTAAATTTAGATCCTGTAATGGCTTGTAACTTACGTTGTAAAATGTGCTATTTTACCGATGCCGATTATGTAAAAACCTTAAAAGGGCAATTTAAAGAAGAGGAACTGCAACGCGTAGCTAAAACCATTTTTAATCGGGCGCTAAAATTGCAAATAGGTTGCGGGACAGAACCCACACTATATAAAAAATTACCAGAATTGGTGGCTTTAGGAAAACGTTATAACGTGCCTTATATTTCGTTAACTACCAATGCTAATTTGTTAACCGAAGAAAAAATAGAAACCCTTTTAAAAGCTGGTTTAAACGAGTTTACCATTTCGCTCCATGGTGTTACAAAAGCAAGCTATGAGGGGTTTATGAAAAAAGCGAACTACGAAAAATTTCATAAGGCTTTTAAAGCGTTTGCCAAGCTAAAAGCGCATTATAATTTTAAAGTACGTATTAATTACACCTTTAACAAAGATAATTTTTACGAGCTTCAAGAATTTTTTAAGCATTTTGATGGTAAGAGTTTCGATATCCTTCAAGTAAGACCTATACAAAAAATAGGAAATACCGAATATAACGACTTCGATTTGCAGTCTTTACGCGAAGATTATCCAAAACTTATAAAACAAATACGATATAATTGTAAGAAAAACAATGTTACGTTATTAGCATCAGATACCATTCCAAATAAAAATTCAACTAACGACTCTAGCTTAATATTCGACTATACATTTTGTTATGTGTCCCCACAAAAATTTTGGAAAGAAGGCTTTAATTGGCAAACAGAGACATTTAACCAATACTCTAAAAAAATAGGTTGGAGTAAAACCTTATTTTCAAATATCTTTAAATCAAAAACAGCATTAAAGTCACGTAGTAACAGGCTTAATTACGAAGTTGAGTTTAATTAA
- a CDS encoding rhodanese-related sulfurtransferase — protein sequence MQLYNNLSAKERAKLIEEAGKDRLTISFYKYAKIGNPEIFRNHMFLAWDEFEVLGRIYVANEGINAQLSVPAENFNAFKNHLDTITFLENVRLNIAVEQDNFSFLKLKVKVRSKILADGLNDATFDVTNKGEHVNAERFNELIEDPNTVLVDMRNHYETEIGHFKNAITPDVDTFRESLPIIEDDLKEHKEDKNLVMYCTGGIRCEKASAYYKHRGFKNVFQLEGGIINYVHQVNEEGLDNKFIGKNFVFDDRRAERISDDIIAQCHQCGKPADTHTNCANEACHLLFIQCDDCKEKMENCCSSTCQEIIQLPYEEQKALRRGQGNSNDIFKKGRADYLPYKKDLRNIFDTLGKNA from the coding sequence ATGCAACTGTACAATAACTTAAGCGCTAAAGAAAGAGCAAAACTTATTGAAGAAGCTGGTAAAGACCGCTTAACAATCTCTTTCTACAAGTACGCCAAAATTGGAAATCCAGAAATTTTTAGAAATCATATGTTCTTGGCTTGGGATGAATTTGAAGTCCTAGGAAGAATTTATGTTGCTAACGAAGGTATTAATGCACAATTATCTGTGCCAGCCGAAAATTTTAATGCGTTTAAAAACCATTTAGACACTATTACTTTTTTAGAAAACGTAAGATTAAATATTGCTGTAGAGCAAGATAATTTTTCATTTTTAAAATTAAAGGTAAAAGTGCGCTCAAAGATTTTAGCCGATGGTTTAAACGATGCTACCTTTGATGTAACCAATAAAGGCGAACATGTTAATGCAGAAAGATTTAACGAGCTAATTGAAGACCCCAACACGGTTTTAGTAGATATGCGTAATCACTACGAGACCGAAATAGGTCATTTTAAAAACGCTATAACACCAGATGTAGACACTTTTAGAGAGTCTCTGCCTATTATAGAAGATGATTTAAAAGAGCATAAAGAAGATAAAAACTTGGTGATGTATTGTACGGGAGGCATTCGTTGTGAAAAAGCCAGTGCCTATTACAAGCATCGTGGATTTAAAAATGTATTTCAGTTAGAAGGAGGCATTATAAACTATGTACACCAAGTAAATGAGGAAGGTCTAGATAACAAGTTTATTGGTAAAAACTTTGTGTTTGACGATCGTCGTGCCGAACGTATTTCAGACGATATTATCGCACAATGTCACCAATGCGGAAAACCAGCCGACACCCACACAAACTGTGCTAACGAAGCCTGCCATTTATTATTTATTCAATGCGATGACTGTAAAGAGAAAATGGAAAACTGTTGTTCTTCAACCTGTCAAGAGATTATACAATTGCCTTACGAAGAGCAAAAAGCCTTAAGAAGAGGTCAAGGTAACAGCAACGACATCTTTAAAAAAGGACGCGCAGACTATTTACCATATAAAAAAGACTTGAGGAATATTTTTGATACCTTGGGCAAAAATGCTTAA
- the recA gene encoding recombinase RecA, translated as MSNEKDAKLKALKLTLDKLDKAYGKGTVMKMSDQAIVDVDAISTGSLGLDLALGVGGYPRGRVIEIYGPESSGKTTLTLHAIAEAQKAGGIAAFIDAEHAFDRFYAEKLGVDIDNLIISQPDHGEQALEIADNLVRSGAIDIIVVDSVAALTPKSEIEGEMGDSKMGLHARLMSQALRKLTASISKTNCTMVFINQLREKIGVMFGNPETTTGGNALKFYASVRLDIRRSTQIKDSNGEVSGNKTRVKVVKNKVAPPFKTAEFDIMYGEGVSKVGEILDIAVDYNVVKKSGSWFSYGDTKLGQGRDAVKALIKDNPELMEELEEKIKEEIKASKE; from the coding sequence ATGAGTAACGAAAAAGATGCCAAATTAAAAGCCTTAAAACTTACCTTAGATAAATTAGACAAAGCTTACGGAAAAGGTACCGTAATGAAAATGAGCGACCAAGCTATTGTAGATGTTGATGCGATTTCTACAGGATCTTTAGGTTTGGATTTAGCCTTAGGCGTAGGCGGCTACCCTAGAGGTCGTGTTATAGAAATATATGGTCCAGAATCTTCTGGTAAAACCACGTTAACGCTTCATGCTATTGCCGAGGCACAAAAAGCCGGAGGTATTGCTGCGTTTATTGATGCCGAACATGCTTTTGATAGATTTTATGCCGAAAAACTAGGGGTGGATATTGACAATTTAATTATTTCGCAACCAGACCATGGTGAACAAGCCCTTGAAATTGCCGATAATTTAGTACGCTCTGGCGCTATTGATATCATTGTAGTAGACTCTGTAGCAGCTTTAACACCAAAAAGCGAAATTGAAGGCGAAATGGGAGACTCTAAAATGGGATTACATGCCCGCTTAATGTCTCAAGCTTTAAGAAAGCTTACAGCTTCTATTAGCAAAACCAATTGTACTATGGTGTTTATTAATCAGCTGCGTGAAAAAATTGGTGTTATGTTTGGTAACCCAGAAACAACTACGGGTGGTAACGCCTTAAAATTTTATGCTTCGGTACGTTTAGATATTAGACGCTCTACACAAATAAAAGACAGCAATGGTGAAGTTTCTGGTAATAAAACTAGAGTTAAAGTTGTTAAAAATAAAGTAGCACCACCATTTAAAACCGCCGAGTTTGATATTATGTATGGCGAAGGCGTTTCTAAAGTTGGTGAAATATTAGACATTGCTGTAGATTATAATGTTGTTAAAAAAAGTGGCTCATGGTTTAGTTATGGCGACACCAAATTAGGGCAAGGCCGAGATGCTGTTAAAGCATTAATAAAAGACAACCCCGAGCTTATGGAAGAGCTTGAAGAAAAAATTAAAGAAGAAATAAAAGCTTCTAAAGAATAA